From Yersinia hibernica, a single genomic window includes:
- the lpxD gene encoding UDP-3-O-(3-hydroxymyristoyl)glucosamine N-acyltransferase, with protein sequence MPSIRLADLAQQLDAQVHGDGELVITGIASMHSAEPEQITFLSNSRYQEQLATCNAGAVVLTEADLPFCKSAALVVKNPYLTYARMAQIMDTTPQPAQDIAPSAVISPQARLGENVSIGANAVIESGVVLGDNVVIGAGCFIGRNTHIGAGSRLWANVSVYHEVVIGQNCLIQSGTVIGADGFGYANDRGNWIKIPQLGSVHIGDRVEIGACTTIDRGALDNTIIGNGVIIDNQCQIAHNVVIGDNTAVAGGVIMAGSLKVGRYCMIGGASVINGHMEICDKVTITGMGMVMRPITEPGLYSSGIPLQPNKVWRKTAALVMNIDGINKRLKAIERKIDKE encoded by the coding sequence ATGCCTTCAATTCGACTGGCTGATTTAGCCCAGCAGTTGGATGCACAGGTGCACGGTGATGGCGAACTCGTCATCACCGGCATCGCTTCTATGCATTCTGCTGAGCCTGAGCAAATCACGTTTTTGTCAAACAGCCGCTATCAGGAACAACTTGCGACTTGTAATGCAGGTGCCGTGGTGTTGACTGAGGCTGACTTACCTTTTTGTAAATCTGCCGCTCTAGTGGTTAAAAATCCTTATTTAACCTATGCACGTATGGCGCAGATAATGGATACCACTCCTCAACCGGCGCAAGATATTGCCCCAAGTGCGGTGATTTCTCCGCAGGCGAGATTGGGAGAGAACGTTTCTATCGGTGCAAATGCAGTGATAGAGTCTGGCGTTGTGCTGGGCGATAACGTAGTTATCGGTGCTGGCTGTTTTATTGGTAGGAATACTCACATTGGTGCTGGTAGCCGTTTGTGGGCCAATGTCTCCGTTTATCATGAAGTTGTCATTGGGCAAAACTGCCTGATTCAATCCGGTACGGTCATTGGTGCAGATGGTTTTGGCTATGCAAATGATCGTGGCAACTGGATAAAAATACCACAGCTTGGTTCTGTACATATTGGCGACCGTGTCGAGATTGGTGCCTGTACAACGATTGACCGTGGTGCGTTGGATAATACGATTATTGGTAATGGCGTCATCATTGATAATCAATGTCAGATTGCACATAACGTTGTGATTGGCGACAATACCGCAGTTGCGGGTGGTGTTATCATGGCAGGCAGTCTGAAAGTTGGACGCTATTGTATGATTGGCGGCGCAAGTGTGATCAATGGTCATATGGAGATTTGTGACAAAGTCACAATCACCGGAATGGGAATGGTGATGCGTCCAATCACTGAACCTGGGTTATACTCCTCCGGTATTCCGCTACAACCCAATAAAGTTTGGCGCAAAACAGCTGCTTTAGTGATGAATATTGATGGAATTAATAAACGCTTAAAAGCTATTGAGCGCAAAATCGATAAAGAATAA
- the lpxA gene encoding acyl-ACP--UDP-N-acetylglucosamine O-acyltransferase, which yields MIDKTAVIHPSSIVEEGAIIGAGVHIGPFCFVGSQVEIGAGTELKSHVVVNGITKIGCDNQIYQFASIGEANQDLKYAGEPTRVEIGDRNRIRESVSIHRGTVQGGGLTKVGSDNLLMINAHIAHDCVIGNRCILANNATLGGHVEIDDFAIIGGMTAVHQFCVIGAHVMVGGCSGVAQDVPPFVIAQGNHATPFGINIEGLKRRGFDKESLHAIRNAYKLLYRSGRTLDEVKPEIAELAEQYPAVQAFSDFFARSTRGIIR from the coding sequence GTGATTGACAAAACCGCCGTTATCCATCCAAGTTCTATCGTCGAAGAAGGTGCAATTATTGGCGCTGGTGTTCATATTGGCCCCTTTTGCTTTGTCGGATCCCAGGTGGAAATCGGCGCTGGCACGGAACTGAAATCCCATGTCGTCGTTAATGGAATAACAAAAATCGGTTGTGATAATCAGATTTATCAATTTGCTTCTATTGGTGAAGCCAATCAGGATCTGAAATATGCAGGCGAACCTACTCGTGTTGAGATCGGTGACCGTAACCGTATCCGTGAGAGCGTTTCTATCCACCGTGGCACCGTGCAAGGTGGCGGATTAACGAAAGTAGGTAGCGATAATTTACTGATGATCAACGCCCACATAGCCCATGACTGTGTCATCGGCAATCGTTGTATTCTGGCGAATAACGCAACATTGGGCGGTCATGTAGAAATTGACGATTTTGCTATTATTGGCGGAATGACAGCGGTTCACCAATTTTGCGTGATTGGTGCGCATGTGATGGTGGGCGGCTGTTCTGGTGTTGCTCAAGATGTGCCTCCCTTTGTCATTGCTCAAGGTAACCATGCAACGCCATTTGGTATCAATATCGAAGGGTTGAAACGCCGTGGTTTCGACAAAGAATCACTCCATGCTATCCGTAATGCATACAAATTATTGTATCGCAGTGGTCGGACGTTGGATGAAGTGAAACCTGAAATTGCCGAGTTGGCGGAGCAATATCCGGCAGTTCAAGCATTCAGTGATTTCTTTGCTCGTTCGACTCGCGGCATTATTCGCTGA
- the fabZ gene encoding 3-hydroxyacyl-ACP dehydratase FabZ, which translates to MTTDTHTLHIEEILDLLPHRFPFLLVDRVLDFEEGKFLRAVKNVSFNEPFFQGHFPGKPIFPGVLILEAMAQATGILAFKSRGKLEPGELYYFAGIDEARFKRPVVPGDQMIMEVEFVKERRGLTRFTGVAKVDGEIVCTATMMCARSKPATAAVAKPEVKES; encoded by the coding sequence TTGACTACTGACACTCATACTCTGCACATTGAAGAGATTTTGGATCTACTCCCGCACCGTTTTCCATTTTTGCTGGTAGATCGTGTCCTTGATTTTGAGGAAGGAAAATTTCTGCGTGCAGTGAAGAACGTCTCTTTCAACGAGCCATTTTTCCAAGGCCATTTCCCTGGCAAGCCAATATTCCCTGGCGTGCTGATATTAGAAGCGATGGCTCAGGCTACCGGGATTTTGGCGTTTAAGAGCCGTGGCAAACTTGAGCCAGGTGAGCTTTATTATTTTGCTGGTATTGATGAAGCGCGCTTTAAACGTCCGGTAGTACCTGGGGATCAAATGATCATGGAAGTAGAGTTCGTCAAAGAACGCCGTGGTCTGACCCGTTTTACTGGTGTTGCGAAAGTCGATGGTGAAATCGTTTGTACGGCAACAATGATGTGTGCGCGTAGCAAACCAGCAACAGCAGCCGTTGCAAAGCCTGAAGTTAAGGAGTCCTGA
- the skp gene encoding molecular chaperone Skp — MKKWLCAAGLGLALAASASVQAADKIAIVNVSSIFQQLPARETVAKQLENEFKGRATELQGMERDLQTKMQKLQRDGSTMKASDRTKLENDVMKQRETFSTKAQAFEQDNRRRQMEERNKILSRIQDAVKSVASKGGYDVVIDANAVAYADSSKDITADVLKQVK, encoded by the coding sequence GTGAAAAAGTGGTTGTGTGCCGCAGGTCTTGGTTTAGCATTGGCAGCTTCTGCCAGCGTTCAAGCCGCAGACAAAATTGCTATTGTCAACGTTTCCAGCATTTTCCAACAATTACCTGCGCGTGAAACCGTAGCTAAACAGCTGGAAAATGAATTCAAAGGCCGTGCAACCGAATTGCAAGGAATGGAGCGCGATCTGCAGACTAAAATGCAGAAACTGCAACGTGATGGTTCTACCATGAAAGCCAGTGACCGCACCAAGCTGGAAAACGACGTAATGAAACAGCGTGAAACTTTCTCTACTAAAGCCCAGGCTTTTGAGCAAGATAATCGCCGTCGTCAGATGGAAGAACGTAACAAAATTCTGAGCCGTATTCAGGATGCTGTTAAATCTGTTGCCAGCAAAGGTGGTTATGACGTAGTAATTGATGCAAATGCTGTAGCATATGCAGACTCTTCTAAAGATATCACTGCTGACGTGCTGAAACAGGTTAAATAA